A single Deinococcus sp. Leaf326 DNA region contains:
- a CDS encoding S1C family serine protease, with protein sequence MKPAGVLGAALLVVAAGTGAYLTGRVSAQKALVTGDEINTVEVTQAALPAVVRVDNRLNKSALQPGDDPLETGSGFFYKKDLIVTNFHVIQDYESLSVILYNGRRVPAKVEAVDPGIDIAILRVSGVTAPKTLAFGSSARLIPGQKLIAIGAPLRIQNFVSSGIFSVAASARDIPRNDSLGQEIGQYFVTTASIQQGNSGGPVLDSRGAVVAISDANAAPNNFVPGVIGVAIPGDLVKQSVEDLEKVGTPQRGTLGVTLQDLDSLDPALRSLAGLSSSEGALVWDVPAGSAGARAGLRGSLRNSKDQLLAPLGDIVVAVDGARVQSSYDVTRLVAAKRPGQTVTLRLWRNKKSVDVKVTLLKRTLR encoded by the coding sequence GTGAAGCCCGCCGGGGTGCTGGGCGCGGCTCTGCTGGTCGTCGCGGCCGGCACCGGGGCGTACCTGACCGGGCGCGTCTCGGCCCAGAAGGCGCTGGTCACGGGTGACGAGATCAACACCGTCGAGGTCACGCAGGCGGCCCTGCCCGCCGTGGTGCGGGTAGACAACCGCCTGAACAAGAGCGCCCTGCAACCCGGTGACGACCCCCTGGAGACCGGCAGCGGGTTTTTCTACAAGAAAGACCTCATCGTGACCAACTTCCACGTCATCCAGGACTACGAGTCGCTGAGCGTGATCCTCTACAACGGCCGGCGCGTCCCCGCGAAGGTCGAGGCGGTGGACCCCGGCATCGACATCGCCATCCTGCGCGTGAGCGGCGTCACAGCGCCCAAGACGCTGGCCTTCGGGTCGAGCGCCCGGCTCATTCCGGGCCAGAAGCTCATCGCCATCGGGGCGCCGCTGCGCATCCAGAACTTCGTGAGCAGCGGCATCTTCAGCGTGGCGGCCAGCGCGCGCGACATTCCGCGCAACGACAGCCTGGGGCAGGAAATCGGGCAGTATTTCGTGACCACCGCGAGCATCCAGCAGGGCAACAGCGGCGGGCCGGTCCTCGACTCGCGCGGGGCGGTCGTGGCTATCTCGGATGCCAACGCCGCGCCCAACAACTTCGTGCCGGGCGTGATCGGGGTGGCCATTCCGGGCGACCTCGTCAAGCAGAGCGTCGAGGACCTGGAAAAGGTCGGCACGCCGCAGCGCGGCACTCTGGGCGTGACCCTGCAGGACCTCGACAGCCTCGACCCGGCCCTGCGCAGCCTCGCGGGCCTGAGCAGCAGCGAGGGCGCCCTGGTGTGGGACGTGCCTGCCGGCAGTGCGGGAGCGCGCGCGGGCCTGCGAGGCTCGCTGCGCAATAGCAAAGACCAGCTCCTGGCGCCGCTGGGCGACATCGTGGTGGCGGTGGACGGCGCGCGGGTCCAGAGCTCCTACGACGTGACCCGCCTCGTCGCCGCCAAGCGGCCTGGCCAGACCGTCACCCTGCGGCTGTGGCGCAACAAGAAGAGCGTGGACGTGAAGGTCACGCTGCTCAAACGTACGCTGCGCTGA
- a CDS encoding deoxynucleoside kinase: MYIVVEGPIGVGKTSLAARLASRCGAELNLEVVEENPFLARFYEQPEAFSFQVQVFFLLSRFKQLSALAQPGLFSGHVVSDYLFDKDFIFAAMNLKDAEFALYEDLYAHLSPRLPTPDLVVYLRAETPELLRRIAKRARPFEKDMPAAYLAELTARYDEYFRTYAPPLLTIDAAQYDFVERPEDEAALLAHIEGALGRPLCAPAPVLTGEG, from the coding sequence ATGTATATCGTGGTCGAAGGCCCCATCGGGGTGGGCAAAACCAGTCTGGCGGCGCGACTGGCCTCGCGCTGCGGCGCCGAGCTGAACCTGGAGGTCGTCGAGGAAAATCCCTTCCTTGCGCGCTTCTACGAGCAGCCCGAAGCCTTCTCGTTTCAGGTGCAGGTCTTTTTCCTGCTCTCGCGGTTCAAGCAGCTCTCGGCGCTGGCACAGCCGGGGCTGTTCAGCGGGCACGTGGTCAGCGACTACCTGTTCGACAAGGACTTCATCTTCGCGGCCATGAACCTGAAGGACGCCGAGTTCGCGCTGTACGAGGACCTGTACGCCCACCTCTCGCCCCGGCTGCCCACCCCCGACCTCGTGGTGTACCTGCGGGCCGAGACGCCCGAGCTGCTGCGGCGCATCGCCAAGCGTGCCCGGCCCTTCGAGAAGGACATGCCCGCCGCCTACCTTGCCGAGCTGACCGCCCGCTACGACGAGTATTTCCGCACCTATGCGCCGCCGCTGCTGACCATTGACGCGGCTCAGTACGACTTTGTCGAGCGCCCGGAGGACGAGGCGGCCCTTCTCGCGCACATCGAGGGCGCGCTGGGGCGGCCGCTGTGTGCCCCGGCCCCCGTACTCACTGGGGAGGGCTGA
- a CDS encoding CHRD domain-containing protein, producing the protein MKKILLAALALPLSACTMMAAPMNYSLSKQPAGAALMSSGTVSVKKDMSMVMTTASVSGLKPGTYYVAHYHNQGTAGVAPCDSGGAPIMSSMIVGMTDSMGMLKLSGSVAMSDVMSATYFNIHTAANASGTPADAGVTCTAVALK; encoded by the coding sequence ATGAAGAAAATCTTGCTTGCCGCGCTGGCGCTGCCCCTGAGTGCCTGCACCATGATGGCCGCCCCCATGAACTACTCCCTCTCGAAGCAGCCGGCCGGCGCCGCGCTGATGAGCAGCGGTACGGTGAGCGTGAAAAAGGACATGAGCATGGTCATGACCACCGCCAGCGTGAGCGGCCTCAAGCCGGGCACCTACTACGTGGCCCACTACCACAACCAGGGCACGGCGGGCGTGGCCCCCTGCGACAGCGGCGGCGCGCCTATCATGAGCAGCATGATCGTGGGCATGACCGACAGCATGGGGATGCTCAAGCTCTCGGGCAGCGTGGCGATGAGCGACGTGATGAGCGCCACCTACTTCAACATCCATACGGCCGCCAACGCCTCGGGCACCCCGGCCGACGCGGGTGTGACCTGCACCGCAGTCGCGCTGAAGTAA
- the glmS gene encoding glutamine--fructose-6-phosphate transaminase (isomerizing), which translates to MCGIVGYIGTRQAQDVLISGLSKLEYRGYDSAGVAVGDGACIAVRKKAGKLANLQGELAGSPLPGTLGIGHTRWATHGLPNDTNAHPHATEDGKIVIIHNGIIENYLPLKEGLMARGHTFKSETDSEVLAHLIEEAYSGDLYEAVRAALGQVRGAYGIVVTHVDHREIVAARTVSPMVMGVGEGEMFLASDVPALLAYTRNMVFLHDGDMVVLHDDGFRVTDLAGNELKRDIEHIDWDAEAAEKGGYDSYMMKEIYEQPNALTNTLIGRLHDDTGEVNLDINLDPASFKRISIIACGTAYYAGMVGEYLIEQLARIPVDIDVASEYRYRDPLVSENTLAIVMSQSGETIDTLEALREAKKYGAKTLGIINAKGSSMTREVDDTLYIHAGPEIGVASTKAYTSMVSAMLMLALWLGRARGTLTEDQSRELLHAARELPRLVEESLTPERVENIKAIAGKYADARDFLFLGRGVNSPTAYEGALKLKEISYIHAEAYAAGEMKHGPIALIDEHMPVVVVATESKLLEKTISNVQEVRARRGKVILVLSEGDTENARYGDDVIYVPRAHEMVSPVVNAVALQLLAIFIAEKLGKDVDKPRNLAKAVTVE; encoded by the coding sequence ATGTGCGGAATCGTCGGATACATCGGAACCAGGCAGGCGCAGGACGTCCTTATTTCGGGCCTCTCCAAGCTGGAATACCGGGGCTACGACAGCGCCGGAGTCGCCGTGGGTGACGGCGCCTGCATCGCCGTGCGCAAGAAGGCCGGCAAGCTCGCCAACCTCCAGGGTGAACTGGCCGGCTCGCCGCTGCCCGGCACGTTGGGGATCGGCCACACGCGCTGGGCGACCCACGGCCTGCCCAACGACACCAACGCCCACCCCCACGCGACCGAAGACGGCAAGATCGTCATCATCCACAACGGCATCATCGAGAACTACCTGCCGCTCAAAGAAGGCCTGATGGCGCGCGGCCACACCTTCAAGTCGGAAACCGACAGTGAAGTGCTGGCTCACCTGATCGAAGAAGCGTACTCGGGCGACCTGTACGAGGCCGTGCGTGCGGCGCTGGGACAGGTGCGCGGCGCCTACGGCATCGTGGTGACGCACGTGGATCACCGCGAGATCGTCGCGGCCCGCACAGTGTCCCCGATGGTCATGGGGGTAGGCGAGGGCGAGATGTTCCTGGCCTCGGACGTGCCGGCGCTGCTGGCCTACACGCGCAACATGGTCTTCCTGCACGACGGCGACATGGTCGTGCTGCATGACGACGGCTTCCGCGTCACCGACCTTGCGGGCAACGAGCTCAAGCGCGATATCGAGCACATCGACTGGGACGCCGAGGCGGCCGAGAAGGGTGGCTACGACTCCTACATGATGAAGGAGATCTACGAGCAGCCCAACGCCCTGACGAACACCCTCATTGGGCGGCTGCACGACGATACCGGCGAGGTGAACCTCGACATCAACCTCGACCCGGCGAGCTTCAAGCGCATCAGCATCATCGCGTGCGGCACCGCGTACTACGCCGGGATGGTGGGCGAGTACCTCATCGAGCAGCTGGCGCGCATCCCGGTCGATATCGACGTGGCCTCCGAGTACCGCTACCGCGACCCGCTGGTGAGCGAGAACACCCTCGCCATTGTCATGAGCCAGAGCGGCGAGACCATCGACACCCTCGAGGCCCTGCGCGAGGCCAAGAAGTACGGCGCCAAGACCCTGGGCATCATCAACGCCAAGGGCAGCTCGATGACCCGCGAGGTCGACGACACGCTGTATATCCACGCCGGCCCCGAGATCGGCGTGGCGAGCACCAAGGCCTACACCTCGATGGTGAGTGCCATGCTCATGCTCGCGCTGTGGCTGGGCCGCGCGCGCGGCACGCTGACCGAGGACCAGAGCCGCGAGTTGCTGCACGCCGCCCGCGAACTGCCCCGCCTCGTCGAGGAGTCGCTGACCCCGGAGCGCGTCGAGAACATCAAGGCGATTGCCGGCAAGTACGCCGATGCCCGTGACTTCCTGTTCCTGGGGCGCGGCGTGAACAGCCCGACCGCCTACGAGGGCGCCCTGAAGCTCAAGGAAATCAGCTACATCCACGCCGAAGCGTACGCAGCCGGCGAGATGAAGCACGGCCCCATTGCCCTCATCGACGAGCACATGCCGGTCGTGGTGGTCGCCACCGAGAGCAAGCTGCTCGAAAAGACGATCTCCAACGTGCAGGAAGTCCGGGCGCGCCGGGGCAAGGTCATCCTGGTGCTGTCGGAGGGCGACACCGAGAACGCCCGCTACGGCGACGACGTGATCTACGTGCCCCGCGCCCACGAAATGGTCAGCCCGGTGGTCAACGCGGTCGCGCTGCAACTTCTGGCCATCTTCATCGCCGAGAAGCTGGGCAAGGACGTAGACAAGCCGCGCAACCTCGCCAAGGCCGTGACGGTCGAATAG
- a CDS encoding SPFH domain-containing protein, which yields MSELDKTPPTVGPQGGISTRSDVASRERAAFGLPGLPLFLGWLALAALNVWLFVAGQLALGGVLLIVNLLLSMGFFIVQPNQAILITLFGRYVGTERRNGLYWTNPLTIRKRVSLRIRNFNSERLKVNDQMGNPIEIAAVIVWRVVDTARAIFDVEDYTQFVAIQSETALRHLASQYPYDDYTEGTMSLRGNADEVSETLGRELAVRLQHAGVEVLEARLSHLAYAPEIAGAMLQRQQASAIIAARQQIVQGAVGMVEMALRELEGQQIVQLDEERKAQMVSNLLVVLTSERGTQPIVNAGSLY from the coding sequence ATGAGTGAACTCGACAAGACCCCGCCGACCGTGGGCCCGCAGGGGGGCATCTCGACCCGCAGCGACGTGGCGAGCCGGGAGCGCGCCGCCTTCGGGTTGCCGGGCCTGCCCCTGTTCCTGGGCTGGCTCGCGCTCGCCGCGCTGAACGTCTGGCTGTTCGTGGCCGGGCAGCTCGCTCTGGGCGGCGTCCTGCTGATCGTCAATCTGCTGCTCTCTATGGGCTTTTTCATCGTGCAGCCCAACCAGGCCATCCTGATCACCCTGTTCGGGCGCTATGTGGGCACCGAGCGGCGCAACGGCCTGTACTGGACCAATCCGCTGACGATCCGCAAGCGCGTGAGCCTGCGCATCCGCAACTTCAACTCCGAGCGCCTGAAGGTCAACGACCAGATGGGCAACCCCATCGAGATCGCCGCCGTGATCGTGTGGCGGGTCGTGGACACGGCGCGGGCAATTTTCGATGTCGAGGACTACACGCAGTTCGTGGCGATCCAGTCCGAGACGGCGCTGCGCCACCTCGCCTCGCAGTACCCCTACGACGACTATACGGAAGGCACCATGAGCCTGCGCGGCAACGCCGACGAGGTCAGCGAGACGCTGGGCCGCGAGCTGGCCGTGCGCCTGCAGCACGCCGGGGTCGAGGTTCTGGAAGCGCGGCTCTCGCACCTGGCCTACGCACCCGAGATCGCCGGGGCGATGCTCCAGCGCCAGCAGGCCAGCGCGATCATCGCTGCCCGGCAACAGATCGTTCAGGGCGCGGTCGGCATGGTCGAGATGGCCCTGCGCGAACTCGAAGGCCAGCAGATCGTGCAACTCGACGAGGAACGCAAGGCGCAGATGGTGAGCAACCTGCTCGTCGTGCTGACCAGCGAACGGGGCACCCAGCCCATCGTGAACGCCGGCAGCCTGTACTGA
- a CDS encoding deoxynucleoside kinase produces the protein MYLALSGNIGSGKSTLTRMLSERYGLLPVYEPYAENPYLEDFYGDMRRYSFHSQVYFLSRRLEQHLTLVSETREVVQDRTVFEDANIFARHLHATGQMEARDWETYLGLYRGILPALRTPDLLIHIDASLPTLRRRIALRGRDYEQDMPGEYLLGLNRLYEEWVGDFRACPVLRIDGDQLDFVQDADAFEWVCGQVAGYGFGLPLLR, from the coding sequence ATGTACCTCGCCCTGTCGGGCAACATCGGCAGCGGCAAGAGCACCCTCACGCGGATGCTCTCGGAGCGCTACGGCCTGCTGCCGGTCTACGAACCCTACGCCGAGAACCCCTACCTGGAGGACTTCTACGGCGACATGCGTCGGTATTCCTTCCACTCGCAGGTGTACTTCCTGTCGCGGCGGCTCGAACAACACCTGACTTTGGTCAGCGAGACCCGCGAGGTCGTGCAGGACCGCACGGTGTTTGAGGACGCCAACATCTTCGCACGCCACCTACACGCGACCGGCCAGATGGAGGCACGGGACTGGGAGACCTACCTGGGTCTGTACCGGGGCATCCTGCCCGCGCTGCGCACGCCCGACCTGCTTATTCACATCGACGCCTCGCTCCCCACCCTGCGCCGCCGCATCGCGCTGCGGGGCCGCGACTACGAGCAGGACATGCCGGGCGAATACCTGCTGGGCCTGAACCGGCTGTACGAGGAGTGGGTGGGGGACTTCCGGGCCTGCCCGGTGCTGCGCATCGACGGCGACCAGCTGGACTTCGTGCAGGACGCCGACGCCTTCGAGTGGGTTTGCGGACAGGTGGCAGGCTACGGCTTCGGGCTGCCGCTGCTGCGCTGA